The nucleotide window GAAGCCAAGAGACTGCTGGAGTTCCAATCGATCACCAAGAGCTTCGGCGGCACGCAGGCGCTGCGTGATGTGTCGATCGATCTGCGCGAGGGCGAGATCCTGGCGCTGCTGGGTGAAAACGGCGCCGGGAAATCGACGCTGATCAAGACGCTTGCCGGCATCTACAAGCCGGATAATGGCGACATTCTTTTTCGCGGCCAGAGCTACCATCATCGTCCGCCGAAACCGAACGAGCGGCAGCCGGTTGCCTTCATCCACCAGGATCTCGGTTTGATCGAGTGGATGACGGTCGGCGAGAATATGGGCCTGTCGCAGGGCTTCTCGATGCGCGGCGGCCTGATCGATTGGAACAGGACGCAGGCGCGCGCCAGGGAAGCCTTGAAACTGGTCGGCTGCGACTTCGATCCGACGACGCGGGTCTCGGCCCTGTCGCGCACCGAAAAATCGCTTGTCGCCATTGCTCGCGCACTTGCCGTCGAGGCCGACGTTCTGGTGCTCGACGAGCCGACCGCGAGCCTTCCCGCCGACGAAGTCGATCGGCTGTTCAATGCGATCCGCCCCCTGAAGGAGCGGGGCGTCGGCATGATCTACGTTTCCCACAGGCTGGACGAGATTTTCCGCATCGCCGATCGCGTCGCCGTGCTGCGCGACGGATGCATGGTGGGACAGAAGCCCGTCAGCGAGACCACGCCCGACGAACTGGTGACGATGATCATCGGCCGCAGCGGCGACAGTCTCTTCTCCAAAAGCCAGATCAAGCCCGGCAAGGCGATCGTTGAGGTTCGCGACTTGGTCTGCGCCGGCACAAGCCCGATTTCCTTCGATATAAGAGAGGGTGAGCTGCTTGGACTGGTGGGACTGCGCGGCGCCGGCCAGGAACGGATCGGCCGGGCGCTATTCGGCTGCGAGCCTTTCAATGGCTCGGTTCTGCTGCGTGGTCAGGTGCCGGATCTTTCCAGCCCGCGGCAGGCCATGGCGTCAGGCATCGGATTGATCGCCCGTGACCGGACGGAGGAATCCGTTGCGCTCTCGCTTTCCATTCGGGAAAACACCTACCTCAATCCAGGCGCCGTCGGTCGCGGACTTTTCTCCTTTCTGTCGCCGCGCGGCGAAGCCGATCTTGCCCATGCGATCGGCCATACCGTCGGCCTCAGGCCGAACGATCCGGATCTGCCGGTGGAGGCGCTGTCGGGCGGCAACCAGCAGAAAGTGGTCGTCGGCCGCTGGCTGGCCACCGGCCGCAAGCTGCTGGTCGCCGAAGATCCGACAGCCGGCGTCGACATCGGCGCGCGCGCCGAGATCTACCGCCTGATCACCCAGGCACTGGAAGCCGGTCTCGCGGTCGTCGTCGTCTCGACGGATTTCGAGGAAATCGCCCATATCTGCCACCGCGCGCTGGTTTTCTCGCGGGGCAAAATCGTCAGCGAACTGACTGGAAACGCTCTGACGACGGAGGCGGTCATAACGGCAGCATCTGCGTCGGAAGCGGCTTGAGCCATCGGGAGAACAGCCATGCAATCCATTGAATCCACCGCGCTGGAGCCGACCAAGAGCGAAATGGCCGGCCTGTCCACAGGCCAGAAGATCGGCCGCCTGATCCCTGTTTACGGGCTGGTGATCCTGACCCTCGGCCTGATCGTGATCTTCTCGATCCTTCTGCCGGATACGTTTCCGACCGTGCTGAACGTCCGCTCGATCGTCTCCGACAAGGCGATCATCGCCCTTCTGTCGCTGGCCGCGATGATCCCGATGGCATCGGGCCGCATCGATCTGACCGTCGGCTACGGCATCGTGCTCTGGCATATCCTCGCCATCAGCCTGCAGACCGCCTACGGCCTGCCCTGGCCGGTCGCCGTCCTCATCGTACTTGCGCTCGGCGTCCTCACCGGTTTCATCAACGGCCTGCTGGTCGAGGTCGCCAAGATCGACAGCTTCATCGCCACGCTCGGCACCGGCACGGTTCTTTACGCGCTTGCCCTTTGGCACACCGGCGGGCGGCAGGTGGTCGGTGTCCTGCCTGAAGGTTTTTATGCGCTGAACGGCACCATGCTGTTCGGCCTGCCGATCACCGGCTTCTACGTGCTCTTGATCGCCATCTGCATGTGGATCGTGCTCGAATATCTGCCGATCGGCCGTTATCTCTACGCGATCGGCGCCAATCCCAAGGCTGCGGCCCTCAACGGCATTCCGGTCCGCAAGTTCGTGATCGGCGCATTCGTCACCTCCGGCCTGCTGGCTGCTCTGACCGGGGTCCTTCTCGCCTCGAAGCTGCGCATCGGCCAGGCGAGCGTCGGTCTTGAATATCTGCTGCCGGCGCTGGTCGGCGCATTTCTCGGATCGACGACGATCAAGCCGGGCCGGGTGAACGTCTGGGGCACTTTGATCGGCGTCATCATTCTGGCGGTCGGTATATCGGGAATTCAGCAATTCGGCGGGTCGTTCTTCGTCGAACCGCTGTTCAACGGCGTAACCCTGCTGATTGCCATCGGCATTGCAGGTTATGCCCAGCGCAAGCGCGGAGCTGTGAGGAGGATCACACCCGCATCCAAATGAGGATGTCGGCTCACCGGCATTCCACAACAAACAAAATGGAGGAGTGAACATGAAGCGCAGGACTTTATTGCAGGCAACGGTCGCAACCGTCGCCGTTATGCTCAGCATGCCGGCACTGGCCGATTCCATGGCCGACGCCAAGGCCGTGGTCGACAAATATGCGTCCAAGGTGAGCGCCTGGGATGGCCCGACGAGCGGCCCCAAGGGCGCTAGCGGAAAGAACATCGTCATTCTTGCCGGCGATATGAAGAACGGCGGCATTCTCGGCGTGGTCAACGGCGTTGAGGAAGCGGCAGGCGCTCTGGGCTGGACGGTGAAGGCGCTTGACGGCGCCGGCTCGATCGGCGGACGGACGGCTGCCTTCGGCCAGGCCATGGCGCTGAAGCCCGACGGCATCATCATCAACGGCTTCGACGCGGTCGAGCAGAAGCCGGCGATGGAAGCGGCAAAGGCAGCCGGCATTCCGATGGTTTCCTGGCACGCCGCCTCGGCCGTCGGTCCGGTTCCCGAAGTCGGCGTTTTCGCCAACGTCACCACCGATGCGATGGAAGTCTCGAAATCCGCGGCGGATTGGGCTTTCGTCGATGCCGGCGGCAAGCCTGGAGTCATCATCTTCACCGACTCGACCTATGCAATTGCGATTGCCAAGGCCGACCGCATGAAGAAGGAGATCGAGGATCTCGGCGGAACCGTGCTCGAATATGTCGACACGCCGATCGCCGAAACCTCCCAGCGCATGCCGCAGCTGACCACCTCGCTGCTGCAGAAGTATGGCGCCAAGTGGACGCATTCGCTGGCGATCAACGACCTCTATTACGACTTCATGGGACCGTCGCTTGCCTCAGCCGGCATTGCCGGCGACGGGAAGCCGGTGAACGTCGCAGCTGGCGACGGTTCGGAGAGCGCCTATCAGCGTATCCGCGCCAAGCAGTTCCAGGCGGTCACGGTCGCCGAACCGCTCAACCTCCAGGGCTGGCAGCTCGTCGACGAGCTGAACCGCGCTTTCGCCGGTGCCCCGTGGTCGGGCTATGTGTCGCCGCTGCATGTGGTGACCAGCGCGAACGTCGAGTTCGACGGCGGACCGAAGAACAGCTTCGATCCCGATAACGGCTACCGCGATCAATATAAGAAAATCTGGGGCAAATAAGCCTCCAATCAGGGCGTATCGATCGATACGCCCTCCCCTCCCCGCATCACATCGATCCGGCTCCGGCGAGTTTTGGAAAAGAGAACCTATGATCATTCGTTATGCTTTGTTTGAAGGCGAAATCCATCCCGGCAGAGAAGAGGAATTCCGCGCCTTTGTCAGAGAGCGGCTCGTTCCTCTCTGGACGAAATTTCCAGGCGCCGAGGAAGTTCGGGTCTTGGACGGGATGGAGCGCGACGAAGGCGCCCCGGTCTATGCCATGGCCCTGGCGATCCGTTATCCCGATATGGATGCGGTGAGCGCAGCGCTAAACTCCGATGTGCGCTTCGAGAGCCGTGAGGTCACCGGCGAGCTGCTGCAGCTCTTTACCGGGAAGGTGCATCATCACGTATTCCGGGCCAACGAATACCCGCCGGCTGCTGCCTGACGTCAGCGACTGACATCTGCCGGCTCCTAGACAAGATCGAAGACTGAACCGACCACAAGGCGCCTGCGGCAAATGCTCAGGCGCCTTTTTGCGTCTGGGCATCGGCAATCCTCGGGGTGCCCATCGGTCCGGCGGGCCTGCGCTTTGGGACAGTTTTTTATCAGGGGCGCGATTATTGAATTAAA belongs to Rhizobium acidisoli and includes:
- a CDS encoding sugar ABC transporter ATP-binding protein, which codes for MEAKRLLEFQSITKSFGGTQALRDVSIDLREGEILALLGENGAGKSTLIKTLAGIYKPDNGDILFRGQSYHHRPPKPNERQPVAFIHQDLGLIEWMTVGENMGLSQGFSMRGGLIDWNRTQARAREALKLVGCDFDPTTRVSALSRTEKSLVAIARALAVEADVLVLDEPTASLPADEVDRLFNAIRPLKERGVGMIYVSHRLDEIFRIADRVAVLRDGCMVGQKPVSETTPDELVTMIIGRSGDSLFSKSQIKPGKAIVEVRDLVCAGTSPISFDIREGELLGLVGLRGAGQERIGRALFGCEPFNGSVLLRGQVPDLSSPRQAMASGIGLIARDRTEESVALSLSIRENTYLNPGAVGRGLFSFLSPRGEADLAHAIGHTVGLRPNDPDLPVEALSGGNQQKVVVGRWLATGRKLLVAEDPTAGVDIGARAEIYRLITQALEAGLAVVVVSTDFEEIAHICHRALVFSRGKIVSELTGNALTTEAVITAASASEAA
- a CDS encoding ABC transporter permease, with protein sequence MQSIESTALEPTKSEMAGLSTGQKIGRLIPVYGLVILTLGLIVIFSILLPDTFPTVLNVRSIVSDKAIIALLSLAAMIPMASGRIDLTVGYGIVLWHILAISLQTAYGLPWPVAVLIVLALGVLTGFINGLLVEVAKIDSFIATLGTGTVLYALALWHTGGRQVVGVLPEGFYALNGTMLFGLPITGFYVLLIAICMWIVLEYLPIGRYLYAIGANPKAAALNGIPVRKFVIGAFVTSGLLAALTGVLLASKLRIGQASVGLEYLLPALVGAFLGSTTIKPGRVNVWGTLIGVIILAVGISGIQQFGGSFFVEPLFNGVTLLIAIGIAGYAQRKRGAVRRITPASK
- a CDS encoding substrate-binding domain-containing protein, whose protein sequence is MKRRTLLQATVATVAVMLSMPALADSMADAKAVVDKYASKVSAWDGPTSGPKGASGKNIVILAGDMKNGGILGVVNGVEEAAGALGWTVKALDGAGSIGGRTAAFGQAMALKPDGIIINGFDAVEQKPAMEAAKAAGIPMVSWHAASAVGPVPEVGVFANVTTDAMEVSKSAADWAFVDAGGKPGVIIFTDSTYAIAIAKADRMKKEIEDLGGTVLEYVDTPIAETSQRMPQLTTSLLQKYGAKWTHSLAINDLYYDFMGPSLASAGIAGDGKPVNVAAGDGSESAYQRIRAKQFQAVTVAEPLNLQGWQLVDELNRAFAGAPWSGYVSPLHVVTSANVEFDGGPKNSFDPDNGYRDQYKKIWGK